A segment of the Salminus brasiliensis chromosome 1, fSalBra1.hap2, whole genome shotgun sequence genome:
CTTCTGCAATGTTGTCAGTGTTGTCTTTGTAAATGCTGCTGTGTTGTGACCTTCTATGCTCTTGTAGCTACTGAGTCAGTTCATTGCTGCTGATAATAAGCActccactgttgggcccttgagcaaggtccttttccctctctgctccccgggtgctggagttagctgcccaccgctctgggtgtttgtgtactcactgcccctagttcactagtgtgtgtgtgtgtgtgttcactaccacagatgggttaaatgtggaggacacatttcgctgtacagtgacaaatccGTGCACCTATACCTTTATGTGCACTTTTCACCTagtacatctgaaactgtagttAGGTAATGGTACTGTGTTATAAGATGTTAGTAAAATGCGATGACATGTTTTTAGGTTGTATTTGTTTGGGCTGCGGGTGGGTAGGTGGGGTCATACAAAAAAGTTAGAACACATATGGTGTAATAGCTAAGATGAAAATGAGCCATGTAATGGCTATcatgtgcaaaggtttgggcacacCAGGTCAATTTAGGCTACATTAGACTGCATGCTTTTGCATTTACAGACAGCACACTTTACACTTTAATGCAGAATATTTGCTGAAAATAACATATtggaatatataaaaaaaaatggtcaTCAGAAACCCATCTCTGCATCTTCATCACAAAATTTGTTGTCAGAATCCTGAACatcctgatgcattttggaaacgaCCCCCGTGGACTGACGAAGTTAGAATAGAAATGTTTGACTGCAATGAGAAAGAGTTTGTTTGGAAAAAAAGTGTGCAAacattcatgaaaagaacacctttccaactgttaagcagaACAGAGGAGGGGATCTTAGGCATGTGCTGCTTTAGGcatgtgctgcagccagtggcccaGGGTAGATTGATTGATTcagttaaataccagcaaattctggaagcaaacatcaaacatcacaaaagaaagaaagaaaatgtgaatagcttctacagcaggaaaGTGATCCTatccatttccatttccatttacggcatttagcagacgctcttatccagagcaacttacaaagtgctttgctatttacccaagaaaaaccttagctagttagaatagactaataattcaaagatacctctgagCTTAggcattactaaacacaatataTATCCACAATATATATCCACAATATATATCCACAATATCCAAAATAtccacacctcaaaatccacaatgggtTAAATTAAGAGGTGCAAGCTACAGTCCTCATAATCTCTTGACCCAAACATCATGGCAAATCTTTAAATTGACCTCAAAAAGAACAGTACAACAAGATGATATCAAATCTCAAAAGCGGTGAAAATTCCCAAACAAGAACTTTTGACAAAGGGCAAGGGTTCCTAAACTTTTACATATCTATGCAGTTAACATCTCTGTCTATCAGTGTCTTAAGCATGATAGCAGGAAAGGAAGCAATAAAACAGGAGACAAAGTGTTTGGAGACAAAGTAACTAATAATTATATCTTTAATAAAAAACTAGAAAACaattaaataacaaataattacAGACATTTAGAAATTGCAGTAGATAAATACAATATGTTAAAAGCTATCTGAGAACAATGATAGTAGTCCATTTCCAATCACTCAACATGAGTGATCTTCTGGTTCATGctaccaaataaaaaaatatatcatatacaATCAAATGGGTCTGAATTGAGGAGTAGTTGCACAGCTGACATCACAAAAGTGATCTGTTCTGGTACACGTTTAGCCTTTTCACATTTCAGTCATTAAGTCTTGAGCCCCATCATCAAGCCCCTATCGAACGTAATTAATAAGATAATTCTAGTTCAATAAGCCTGGAAAATTGTTCTTGTTGTACAGATGACATTTCAGTTGAGAAACCGAGAAAGTTAAACAATGGAGAAACAAATTTCCCCAAACAACTTGGGGAAATTAATCTAACATACTGGGGGTTCCACCAAGGCAGACCGAAAATACAGAATTCCTATCATTTCTATCATTTATTTTAACGAGGCAGCTTGATGACTGTTATAAGACAAGTTAGATTAGTGTGACTTCCCTTGTTGATATCATGGACCTGCTGAcattactagcttttttttggaaacccttaaaaaaaatctgagcaTAATTTTCCTTATTTACCACATGATGCCTTATTGTGTCTGTTATCATGAAACACCTGCATTGAGAAGAACTGTAGAGAAAGTCAGAGATTTAATCTCTGGAACTGTTAGAACTCAGGCTACAGTGAGATGGAGCGAGGTGCTACGTGCTAGATTAGTTTGTCTCTGTCGTTCTGGGAAAAGGCAAATTAGGTCCTCTCAGGTTTTGCTTGTGAAAGAACTAAGGAGAATTCCAAACTTAGAGGAACGTGTGATCGTTTTTCAGAACTGGTTTCATTCTTTCCACCATCCATTGTGCATCTTCAAATGCATTTGTGGTTTGCTTTTTTGGTTCACCAGACACAGTAAAAACAGGAGGAGGTGAGTTGTTGAGAAGACGTTCATCAGAGAATTGGAGGAGAAAGATGATGGAAACTGAACTGGAGCTGGAGCTCCCTCAATCCCTCAATGTAACCAGCATCTGTGGGGAGGTCACTATGTTCACCATCTCAACCGAGCTCTGTTGGCTTTTGAGATTTAGCAAGCTTATAGAAATGACGgtaacttttttttgtgtgtgtgtatgtgtgctcatTTTTTCATACTGCATGCTGATAAATGAGGAAGCAGCCTCGATGCTCTTTCTTTCAACTGACTCATAACGAACCTGAAACAAAGTGAAAATCACTTTTGTCTCTCATGGGAGGAAAATGTGTCATGCTTCTCAGAAAATCGTGAGTTGGGAACGTCATGCTACAGAGgggaacatgaaaaaaaaagaaaaaagaaaaaaaaaaaaaaacacaccaagaAAGTATTGCAGCGCCCTACGCAAACATCCCGAACATGTCAAAGGGAGTTTCGTCACAGTTTCGTTCGTGGTTAAACATCTGGATGCTTTGTTTCGTGGCAGCTGCTAATGCAGATGTCCTCTATTTGGCTACCGTCATAGAAGAACTTCTGCCTTGTGACTTCAGCAACGAGCAAAACAAAATGGTAGCTGACATACAAACAACACATGTAAGCACTAAGTCCAGACGCCCAGATGAAGAAGTTGACAGTTTGGTTACACCTCGGGCCTGACATCTACCAGTCAGCGTACCTAACGATGGTGATGTAGCTGGAAATCGGTCGAGTGTTGTCATTGCTGATCTTGTCCACTGGGTACGCCCGTACCGCCAGCTTTTCCTTTGGATTCATGTGCAGCAGAAAGAAGATGCTGAGGTGGGCTTCTTGCGTGTTCTCCGTGAGCTTCTGAGTATCAAAGGCAGCACTGAACTCTTGCTTGCCCTCTGTGTAATTGAAGTCCACGAAGAGCTCGAGATTTAGGGTGTCACTATTTAGGGTGTTGACTATTTTGGAAGTGTATGTCACCTGTAGGTAGATCAGGTAGACGCCCCTCTCTTCCACAATAATCCACTTTCTGCTTGGGTCCAGAATTAAGTTACTGTTTTGAAACTCCTCAGCCCAGGTCAGGTGGTCTTGCTCATTCTTAGACTTGTCTAGaggaaaagacaaagacaatatCAAACACTAAAAGAGGAAATAGCACAGCAACCACCACTCAGAGGACAGCTAAGTACTTGGGAAAGGTGGTGGAAGTGTgatgaaccttttaaaggtttaaggaACCAccagttgatgtaaaggttccttaaCAACTAAAGTGTTTACAaattctttatagaaccaaaagaggttcttctctGGTGTTTCTTTACACAATATCGCTAAACTCAGCAGCAATGCGCTGTTGGGCTGGAAAGCCACGTAAAAtcgcttcataagctccagcttctTCAGAATACCACTGCCAGGGTGCAAACTAGAGCTAGAACATTTGATCATATTGGCCCAATTCTTTCaaccttacactggttacccgTTAAATTCCgtatagattataaaatacttcttctaAAATATACATCTCTCAATAGTCTGGCCCCACATTATCTGAAgaaacttcttacaccttacaaccctccatgTACACTCCACTctcaagatgctggcctattatcagtcccacgtattagaaaaaacaatgcttataaagccccccaactttgtaacaacctccctgttaatacacggaaatcagacacactctcagtctttaattctagattaaaaacttttctctcacaggtctctcactaaatgtaaaccttgttttaaccttaatctttttgtctctctcccccatgtcctgatctgcctgcctggagttcccctttttggttcagttcctccgtcttggtatcaggcctgtcccactactcagcagagttccaacacaaccatcctaacccctttctctctctctcttttacatgtaatgagatgccctgccattcaatctggaggtgtccattcatccatgttccagaatcaggcctgtccctctactcagcagagcttttgACACAAGTCGCCTAACCCTCTTTTTTGTTCCTCCTgctgccctgctgtgttacaGTTCTGCTCTGAGTTCTGCAACACTCCAcactccatttctatacatacacatactcaatcagcattaacactgagcatatgtccagcacctactcacacctCATAACCTGCTcatacattagctctagctcttcattatctctctgtccagcagctactcacactcctacttcataacctgctcctacattagctatagctcttcattatctctgtgcagcacctactcacactcattcttcataacctgctcctacattagctatagctcttcattatctctctgtccagcacctactcacactcatacttcataacctgctcctacattagctatagctcttcattatctctgtccagcacctactcaaactcatacttcataaccttctcctacattagctatagctcttcattatctctctgtccagcagatACTCACAcccctacttcataacctgctcatacattagctatagctcttcattatctctctttCCAGCagctactcacactcatacttcataacctgctcctacattagctatagctcttcattatctctgtgcagcacctactcacactcattcttcataacctgctcctacattagctatagctcttcattatctctctgtccagcagctactcacactcctacttcataacctgctcctacattagctatagctcttcattatctctgtgcagcacctactcacactcattcttcataacctgctcctacattagctatagctcttcattatctctctgtccagcagctactcacactcattcttcataacctgctcctacattagctatagctcttcattatctctgtccagcacctactcaaactcatacttcataaccttctcctacattagctatagctcttcattatctctctgtccagcagatACTCACAcccctacttcataacctgctcatacattagctatagctcttcattatctctctttCCAGCagctactcacactcatacttcataacctgctcctacattagctatagctcttcattatctctgtgcagcacctactcacactcattcttcataacctgctcctacattagctatagctcttcattatctctctgtccagcagctactcacactcctacttcataacctgctcctacattagctatagctcttcattatctctgtgcagcacctactcacactcattcttcataacctgctcctacattagctatagctcttcattatctctctgtccagcagctactcacactcattcttcataacctgctcctacattagctatagctcttcattatctctgtgcagcacctactcacactcattcttcataacctgctcctacattagctatagctcttcattatctctctgtccagcagctactcacactcattcttcataacctgctcctacattagctatagctcttcgttatctctgtccagcagctactcacactcatacttcataacctgctcctacattagctatagctcttcattatctctctgtccagcacctactcacactcatacttcatcaCCTGCttctacattagctatagctcttcattatctctctgtctagcaCCTACTCACattcctacttcataacctgctcctacattagctatagctcttcattatctctgtgcagcacctactcacactcatacttcataacctgctcctacattagctatagctcttcgttatctctgtccagcacctactcacactcatacttcataacctgctcctacattagctatagctcttcattatctctctgtccagcacctactcacactcatacttcataacctgctcctacattagctatagctcttcattatctctctgtccagcacctactcacactcatacttcataacctgctcctacattagctatagctcttcattatctctgtgcagcacctactcacactcatacttcataacctgctcctacattagctatagctcttcattatctctctgtccagcacctactcacactcattcttcataacctgctcctacattagctatagctcttcattatctctgtccagcacctactcacactcatacttcataacctgctcctacattagctatagctcttcattatctctctgtccagcacctactcacactcatacttcataacctgcttctacattagctctagctcttcattatctctctctagCAGCTACTCACACTCAttcttcataacctgctcctacattagctatagctcttcattatctctctgtccagcagatACTCACAcccctacttcataacctgctcctacattagctatagctcttcattatctctctgtccagcagctactcacactcattcttcataacctgctcctacattagctatagctcttcattatctctgtgcagcacctactcacactcattcttcataacctgctcctacattagctatagctcttcattatctctctgtccagcagctactcacactcattcttcataacctgctcctacattagctatagctcttcattatctctctgtccagcacctactcacactcatacttcataaccttctcctacattagctatagctcttcattatctctctgtccagcagctACCCACAATCAttcttcataacctgctcctacattagctatagctcttcattatctctgtgctgcacctactcacactcctacttcataacctgctcctacattagctatagctcttcattatctctctgtctagcacctactcacactcatacttcataacctgctcctacattagctatagctcttcgttatctctgtccagcacctactcatacTCATACTTCATCACCTGCttctacattagctatagctcttcattatctctctgtctagcacctactcacactcctacttcataacctgctcctacattagctatagctcttcattatctctgtgcagcacctactcacactcatacttcataacctgctcctacattagctatagctcttcattatctctgtccagcacctactcacactcatacttcataacctgctcctacattagctatagctcttcattatctctctgtccagcacctactcacactcatacttcataacccgctcctacattagctatagctcttcattatctctgtgcagcacctactcacactcatacttcataaactgCTCccacattagctatagctcttcattatctctctgtccagcacctactcacactcatacttcataacctgctcctacattagctatagctcttcattatctctctgtccagcagctACTCACACTCATTCTTCATAACCttctcctacattagctatagctcttcattatctctgtccagcacctactcacactcatacttcataaccttctcctacattagctatagctcttcattatctctctgtccagcagctactcacactcatacttcataacctgctcctacattagctatagctcttcattatctctgtgcagcacctactcacactcatacttcataacctgctcctacattagctatagctcttcattatctctgtccagcagctACTCACACTCATTCTTCATAACCTGcccctacattagctatagctcttcattatctctctgtccagcacctactcacactcatacttcacaacctgctcctacattagctatagctcttcattatctctctgtccagcacctactcacactcatacttcataacctgctcctacattagctatagctcttcattatctctctgtctagttctttgtttgtttgtttgtttgtgctgtgcgggtcgacctaaggcagatgggttcctttgaccaaggtttcttcttcttagtatgagggagtttttccttgccactgtcgctaccacccccactgtggtgcttgctcataagaagcatggacccggatctctgtaaagcgctttGTGACGACATTTGTAGTGAAAGGTGCCATGTAAATAAACATTGTATTGAatttctcaaagaaccatttgaagcactttGTACTGTTAAAACCACTTCactttgtttactgtaaaagaTAATACCATACTTACTGTCGTAAGCCACACTGTTGTTTTCGTTTCTGTCAACTAaatgaaaagacaaagataaaaaagatgaCCATTGCAGTCTGACAGAGTCTccttaaaggggtgtccactgGCTGACCATTGGCTACTGAACAGGGTTAAAAGTTACAGTCTTACAATTGTTTTGGTTAGCCAAGAAACATTGGTTTGATTTAACCTTGGatggtcgtaaacagcttttGGACAAATCAGGGTCAACCTTCTGGTGATTCTTTTacttaaatgttgtttttttaggtttgttttattttagtaaatGATGACAAATCAGCTATTAATTGGCTGTACAGCACACAGTAAATCAAAACAGTAAAAGACAACTGGAGCAAACACCACTTTTCAGAAAAGAAAACTATATACTTGAAAAATAGCTACGGTAACAAATATTGACCACATTAATATGAAGAACATAAAGCAGTTATAGCAGCAAAAACACAACTCTGTCAACAcaacagtttttttatttttttatatttgtttatatgttGTAAAGTGCAGACACTTCACAACATATCTActactttacactttacacctTCCTTAACTTTAAAGGAAATATTTTTCTACACTTAGGAAAATGAGCTTCCTCAACTGTTTACAGTTTATAACATCATGTTATATttataccactttttccttttacTATGTCTTGTGCTTGCTGAAAATTGCTGCCATGTTTCATTTGACTGTCCATTTGTTGTAAATGTCACGCTTTCATATGTACATGAACAAGAATTAATCATAGCCTGAGAATGCGAAGTTGGGTTGACTAAGAAAGTTGTTAACCACCATCACAAAATGAGTTCACTGTGGTTGCATTTGTTAAGTTATGTGATGCTGAATTTTAGTCAGGGGCCCATTGCTAAGTTGAATGTGCTACTTGAGACAGGCGCCATGCTATCATCTGTATACTGCTGTTCTGCCAGCTGTTTTTCGGTTGCATCCACACAATCTGACTGGCTAAAAAGCTTTCTGCTAGAATTTTTCTAGgacaatcttaaaaaaaaaaaacataatgagAAAGTCTTCATCTTAAGAAAGTCTAAATTATTAAGATTTTCTTAAAATCCCAATTGTTGTTCCCCTGCACCCATTTATAACATAGCTTTTAATGCTGAATTGTATTGCTTATTATAAACAGTTCATTGTCATTGCCATTATTCAGTGAAATTTACAAAATAAACATTCAGTGAACTTAGTACAAGTACAAGTGACGGTGGATTACATCTTCCAGTGGTGAAACATTAAAAAGCCATTATTTTCCATAAGCAGACATTAACAGTACTTTACCACTCTGAATCCTAGAGTTATTGCTGAGTTTAAATTTTAAgattcattattcagtatctactaaaaatgattcagtatttaattatgaatttaaaaaaagtaaaaagaaaaatgtattcACCCTTTTGTGAATCCGGCCTCAGTTTTTTCCCCCTACCATAGCTCATGCTACTGATCAACAGTTGCCAAGTAGTGACAATAACCACAACACCCCACAACCACTTCTGAAAGAATGGTCTTTGGTTGGTGGCCAGATAatacatattgtcgctgtcagaacaaaacctAACCTTTTAGAATAGGAAAGTTGTTATATCCGTTGTTCCACAAGTTGTTATTTATAGATATTTAGATATATTGTTATTCtaagtcatttctattggtccattcattctgtACATTCAGCATAACATTATGAACaactgctgtttttaaaatatgtaaaaaaatggaataCAAGGTTTTGATCTTTCTTTTGCCATTTGCCATTCTAGGATGTAACATTAGAATGCGTTGTATAATGTTGTATCATGCGTAGCCAGTGTGCTACATCAAGACAATATAAGGCACAGCTTTTCGGGTTCAGGTGCTAATTTCTTTAATGTTGAATATACATTAAACTGAAAATGGAAACATTAAGAGGCACATTTTctggtttttatttttctgttctttGCAAATGATAAAAAATAGCATGTCTGTTctattcttttttaataaaagttCTCAATTCAGTCCTCAGTCCTCAGCTCTtcagacacacatacagaaaaatTGTGGACTGGAGGAGGTCCTTAGGGACCAGTTTAAAAACCACTGCTCACCTCATGACTGGCCACATCATGGCTAACTTGAATGGTTTGCTTGACCACACTTTAAAAAAGATAAACACTATTCACACACTATGAGCATTCAGAGACTTATAACAGCCTGTTCTACTCATGGCTCCTGTAATATTCAAACACTCAGTAAAGCCTCTTACCTTTAAAAAGGCCATATGCTTTCCTGGATACATTTTGATAGGCTCTCAACATCCTGTCCATAGTAGTACCTGGTGGCCAGGGAGGGAAAAACAAATGGCTGTGACATATTGAGAGAATAATTGTCACATACTGCAGAGGAAACCCATGCATCATGCCAAGCAGCGTGCTAGAAACAGCAAAGTGGAGTGTTACGGGAAACAGCGCTACAGTTCACCACAAGCATGCATGATAAATAAACATACAGCAGAAAGCACACTCACTCACATGAGCACACATATTAGCAACACATAaccacatgcacaaacacaaaaacgCCCTTCTTCAAACAAACATGCTCGACTGTAAGAACAGTAGGTCTACTTGTGAGCTGCACTGCTGGTGGAAAACTTTACCATTTTTGCTCCTCTACAAGTAAAGGAAAAAAAGTGACAGTTGATAACATCTTTACACCGAAAAAAGACCACTCAGCACGACCCTAAGATGCAAAGCTTCCTGTTTATGAAACACAGCATCCTGTAATAAAACGTAATGTCGTATGTCAGCGTCTCAAGAAAAAAAGCAAGTGCTCCAATGACCGCCTTGAATCTGTTACACTCTGCTTAGCCTTAAGGACCTAACATACTCTGTTTATCCTGAGACAAACATCTCACTAGAGATATTTCTGTTATCTCACTAGAGATATTTCTGTTATCTCACTAGAGATATTTCTGATATTTctaactactatgaatcatttattaACTACAATACAGTATTCAGGAACTACTCTGAGTTATTCAATACCTACTCtgaattaatcagtaactgctttgaattatttaatatatactcTAAATTCTCATGTATTATTTAACTACAATACAGTATTAAGTGACTAGTATGTTAACTAAATGTAACTAGTATACTAGTATATTTACAGAAACTGccctgaattatttagtaacaatGAATTATTATGGAACTActggaattattcagtaacaactTATTATTTACAATCTAttctgttattcagtatccactctaAATTAACCAAACTACTctgaatgattcaatatctgctATGTATTTTTCATGAACTACAATACAGTATTCAGTTACTACTAGGAACTATTTAGTAACTACTCTGAATCATTAAGTAACTAAATTATGCAGCAGCAATCTACTAAGAATTCATTAGTAGCTACTCTGGATTCAGTAACGACTATAAATAATCCAGTAATAACTAAAATATTTAGTATCTGCtcaaaattattcagtatctactctgaattattcagaatctactcagaattattcagtatgtcaGTTTGTCATGTATTATGTAACTTCAATACAGTATTCAGTAACTAGTATGAATTTATAGAACCTGCCGTGAATTATTTAGGAactactgaattattcattaactactctgaatcattaaaaaactaaattatGCAATTTCTACTAAGAATTTATTAGTAACTACTCTGAATTCAGTAacgactaataataataataataataataataataataaggtaaTAACTACACTCTGCACTGCTACAGTGGGCCTAACCTTAAGGACCCTCCAAACCCCTCCAAAGCTGTAATTGGTAAGAGCAGGCCTGTGTGAGTCTGTTCTCACTGTAAACTTATGATGCTAAAGCTCATTAAGAAGAATTCCTCAAATAATATAAGTGTAAGCAGGACAATCTGCTACAAGAtgatgtatggatggatattTCACGTAGTAAtgtatgacaatattttatcatattgtgaaaaatgttattactgtgatacacaatatgctgaTAGACTGATTTTGAACAATAATAAGTTAAGCTACTTTTTCTATCATAAGGGATATATGGAACATGAAAATATCTtcaaatatttttaccataGCGCCCAGCCCTATAGCAAAGTCATCTGTATCTATTTAGGGATACTGTAGCTGTTTTTGTACCACAAAGGTAACTTTAGATGTAGGACCTGGCTGGTTACTGACTCTCTAACTTTCGCCAAGCAGGCTACTCCACAGGAGGACTGTATTGGTACTCAAATAGCTTTTGGTATAttgcatcagtgacactgtgtgtgtgtgtgatgactgaGTTGAATGTAAAGGTCACATAACACACTTTTTTCTCCTTCCTGGTTGCTAAATTATAGCATCATTTTAAAACATGTGAACATCTCGCAGCGAGAGCTACCCAGGCTAAAATAAAACCTTCAAATATAACCCCTTGATTCCAAATGTTATGGTGTTTGAAACTGCCTCACACTGCCAGGTTATTTTCCTGTTGTTCCCCCTGCTGTTTGTGTTCTATATTTACAATTTGGTCTAAGAGGAGGAACTAATTGCCATTGCTCTGAAGTTCCACACATATTTCCATTCACAACTCACCATATTCACAAAGCACCAAAGAAGCACGCTGTAGGAAGAGCTCCAATACAGttgtattattatgtttatataaCTTACAAGAAATAAGTTCTAGAGAAGAATATTCCAGATTTAGCCCCTATTAAGTATTTAAGCAGCATATTAGGTGTGTTTTGTATTATTGTATAGCGTAATAATTATATGACAGAATTGAGGTTATAAGACATTTTAAGTGCTTAAAGTGTGTTACGTAAAGACATGTAGCATGTAAGAAAGGT
Coding sequences within it:
- the LOC140572836 gene encoding uncharacterized protein isoform X1, producing the protein MRGSVGLTVDGLFHRIFNTLAFVVEASHLAESRVTSMSHTARTYASWISVLVVVAITSSCVTWLYVPREPRGFIINGTTMDRMLRAYQNVSRKAYGLFKVDRNENNSVAYDNKSKNEQDHLTWAEEFQNSNLILDPSRKWIIVEERGVYLIYLQVTYTSKIVNTLNSDTLNLELFVDFNYTEGKQEFSAAFDTQKLTENTQEAHLSIFFLLHMNPKEKLAVRAYPVDKISNDNTRPISSYITIVRYADW
- the LOC140572836 gene encoding uncharacterized protein isoform X2, translating into MMHGFPLQYVTIILSICHSHLFFPPWPPGTTMDRMLRAYQNVSRKAYGLFKVDRNENNSVAYDNKSKNEQDHLTWAEEFQNSNLILDPSRKWIIVEERGVYLIYLQVTYTSKIVNTLNSDTLNLELFVDFNYTEGKQEFSAAFDTQKLTENTQEAHLSIFFLLHMNPKEKLAVRAYPVDKISNDNTRPISSYITIVRYADW